In SAR324 cluster bacterium, a genomic segment contains:
- a CDS encoding ferritin-like domain-containing protein, with protein sequence MKSLFESTQEVLLSKEIEQKTQGAQKLKQDFEDGKLNHEKAFPTNDTVEAGYPSFLNFVAPKDLPRRRLGSPLGKVALLHSLAHIEFNAINLALDAVYRFQQMPSRYYAEWLKVAADEARHFQLLQGRLIQLGSAYSEFPVHSGLWEMAKNTAHDVLVRMALVPRVMEARGLDVTPGMISKLREIKDSESSQILQLIWEEEIQHVSIGSYWFQYLCQQRKICPETTYLLLLNQYFSGRLRGPLHQEARLQAGFSESELAALEQLATPN encoded by the coding sequence GTGAAATCTTTATTTGAATCTACCCAGGAAGTTCTCCTCTCAAAAGAAATCGAGCAAAAAACTCAAGGAGCCCAAAAACTAAAACAAGATTTTGAAGATGGGAAACTCAATCATGAGAAAGCTTTTCCCACCAATGATACTGTGGAAGCAGGTTACCCCTCCTTCCTGAATTTTGTTGCTCCTAAGGACTTACCAAGGAGACGACTCGGGTCCCCTCTTGGTAAGGTTGCACTGCTGCACTCCCTCGCTCACATAGAATTCAACGCGATCAACCTGGCATTGGATGCAGTCTATCGCTTCCAACAGATGCCTAGTCGTTATTATGCTGAGTGGTTGAAGGTAGCAGCTGATGAAGCCAGGCATTTTCAGCTTTTGCAGGGTCGTCTAATCCAACTGGGCAGTGCCTACAGTGAATTTCCAGTCCATTCTGGTTTATGGGAAATGGCTAAAAACACCGCTCATGATGTCCTAGTAAGGATGGCACTAGTTCCACGTGTAATGGAAGCTCGTGGGCTTGATGTTACCCCTGGAATGATTTCCAAGCTGAGAGAGATCAAAGATTCAGAATCTTCCCAGATACTACAGCTTATCTGGGAAGAAGAGATACAACACGTCTCAATTGGAAGCTACTGGTTTCAGTATCTTTGTCAGCAAAGAAAAATCTGCCCAGAAACAACTTACCTCCTTCTATTAAATCAGTATTTTTCAGGTCGATTACGTGGCCCTTTGCATCAGGAAGCACGCCTCCAAGCCGGATTTAGTGAATCTGAACTTGCTGCCCTAGAACAACTGGCCACTCCAAATTGA
- a CDS encoding DMT family transporter: MIPGNFLSKGTPILFVLLWSTGFIGAKLGMPHAEPMTFLSLRFLIAIFFLVPLVWWYHAPWPSNLSDWLHAGIVGLLVHGGYLGGVFVAIKGGLPAALAALIVGLQPLLTGILAGPLLGEMLTRKKWMGLFLGFMGVWMVVSEKLPEENSFGMDSILFASLALVSITLGTLYQKRFATKLDIRTGAVIQFISALTIFGLLSLSLETMVVEWTLESTFALFWLALALSIGAILILMRLIQSGAAANVASLFYLVPPATAVEAWWLFDEKLGWLAIAGMIVAVIGVAMVVQRPQNQLKAS, encoded by the coding sequence ATGATTCCCGGGAACTTCCTTTCCAAGGGAACCCCCATCTTATTTGTTCTGCTCTGGAGCACCGGCTTCATTGGTGCAAAATTGGGCATGCCCCATGCCGAACCAATGACTTTTCTGAGTCTACGATTTCTGATCGCAATTTTTTTTCTGGTGCCTTTGGTATGGTGGTATCACGCACCTTGGCCTTCAAATCTCTCAGATTGGTTGCATGCTGGCATTGTTGGTTTGTTGGTCCACGGGGGCTACCTAGGTGGTGTATTCGTCGCTATCAAAGGTGGGCTACCTGCTGCCTTAGCAGCTTTGATCGTCGGCCTACAACCTCTTTTAACTGGGATCCTTGCTGGGCCTCTACTAGGAGAGATGCTCACAAGAAAAAAATGGATGGGACTTTTCTTAGGATTTATGGGGGTTTGGATGGTTGTATCGGAAAAACTACCTGAAGAAAATTCCTTTGGGATGGATTCAATCCTTTTCGCCAGCCTGGCACTAGTCTCCATCACATTGGGTACACTTTATCAAAAACGTTTTGCTACCAAGCTAGATATCCGAACTGGTGCTGTGATTCAGTTTATCTCGGCACTCACAATCTTCGGGCTCTTGTCCCTTTCTTTAGAGACGATGGTTGTTGAATGGACTCTCGAATCCACCTTTGCCCTTTTCTGGTTGGCCCTCGCTCTTTCAATTGGAGCAATCCTCATCTTAATGCGCTTGATTCAGTCAGGTGCGGCTGCAAATGTGGCGAGTCTTTTTTATTTAGTGCCACCTGCTACAGCAGTTGAAGCATGGTGGTTATTTGATGAAAAATTGGGTTGGCTGGCGATTGCGGGGATGATTGTCGCGGTAATTGGGGTCGCAATGGTTGTTCAACGACCCCAGAATCAATTAAAGGCTAGTTAG